Proteins encoded within one genomic window of Haladaptatus sp. QDMS2:
- the cobS gene encoding adenosylcobinamide-GDP ribazoletransferase: MVLTALRGALGFLSQLPVGQTGAAWEAFVRTPVAFPLAGYVLGALLTLPFLAPLPPATVAFCFVCWVLLVTGVNHADGVADLGDALAVHGGPERRREVMRDTTVGVGAVLAVAVVFLGLATAAFSLASLPLRALSLVVVAEVAAKLGMVLVACLGTAPHEGLGSTLTAPLGPWSAVIPLLVALPVAALSWPNLAGAVSLVAGLGAALALFWWATRTLGGVSGDVLGATNELVRVVALHAGVIAWTHW, translated from the coding sequence GTGGTTCTGACCGCGCTCCGTGGTGCGCTCGGCTTTCTCTCGCAACTACCCGTCGGCCAGACGGGTGCCGCGTGGGAGGCGTTCGTCCGGACGCCGGTCGCCTTCCCGCTCGCTGGCTACGTCCTCGGCGCGTTGCTCACACTCCCCTTCCTCGCGCCGCTCCCGCCCGCGACGGTCGCGTTCTGTTTCGTCTGCTGGGTGCTGCTCGTCACCGGTGTCAATCACGCAGACGGGGTGGCCGACCTCGGCGACGCGCTCGCGGTCCACGGCGGCCCCGAACGCCGCCGCGAGGTCATGCGCGATACGACCGTCGGCGTGGGTGCGGTGCTCGCCGTCGCCGTCGTCTTCCTCGGCCTCGCCACCGCCGCGTTCTCGCTGGCGTCGCTTCCCCTCCGGGCGCTCTCGCTCGTCGTCGTCGCCGAGGTGGCGGCGAAACTCGGGATGGTTCTCGTCGCGTGTCTCGGCACGGCTCCCCACGAGGGTCTCGGCTCGACGCTCACCGCGCCGCTCGGCCCCTGGTCTGCGGTCATTCCACTGCTCGTCGCACTCCCGGTGGCCGCCCTCTCGTGGCCGAATCTGGCGGGAGCTGTCTCGCTTGTCGCCGGTCTCGGGGCCGCACTCGCCCTGTTCTGGTGGGCGACCCGGACGCTCGGCGGTGTCAGTGGCGACGTGCTCGGCGCGACGAACGAACTCGTGCGCGTCGTCGCGCTTCACGCGGGGGTGATTGCGTGGACGCACTGGTGA
- the cbiB gene encoding adenosylcobinamide-phosphate synthase CbiB — translation MGWPAALVVGLAFALDALFAEPPSRVHPVALFGRLVAPLDRAWPAPKLVGTAIATLLPLAAAAVAFASIAALETELLAATVAGCWLFSVTSRSMLVGLASDVVEAIDTDSPRAREQIRGLVGRDTTTLGAAELRSGAVESAAENVADGLVAPLLAFAVGAQVSLALGVAAAVWVKAVNTLDSMLGYPSKPHGWASARLDDAVMWVPARLSAVLLALAARNLRALAAARRWARTPPSPNSGWPMATLAVATNTRLHKPEAYTLNPDAPLPSAETANRGIRLVSLACTLAFLLAGVAVWF, via the coding sequence ATGGGCTGGCCGGCCGCACTCGTCGTGGGACTCGCCTTCGCGCTCGACGCGCTCTTCGCGGAGCCGCCGAGTCGCGTCCACCCCGTGGCGCTGTTCGGCCGGCTTGTCGCCCCGCTCGACCGCGCCTGGCCCGCCCCGAAACTCGTCGGGACGGCGATTGCGACGCTCCTGCCGCTGGCAGCGGCCGCGGTCGCCTTCGCCAGCATCGCTGCCCTCGAAACGGAACTCCTCGCCGCCACGGTCGCCGGCTGCTGGCTATTCTCGGTCACGAGTCGTTCGATGCTCGTCGGTCTCGCCAGCGACGTCGTCGAAGCGATAGACACCGACTCGCCTCGCGCGCGCGAACAGATTCGCGGCCTCGTCGGGCGGGACACGACCACGCTCGGCGCTGCCGAACTCAGAAGTGGGGCCGTCGAGAGCGCTGCCGAGAACGTCGCCGACGGCCTCGTCGCGCCACTGCTCGCGTTCGCCGTCGGCGCACAGGTGTCGCTCGCACTCGGCGTCGCCGCTGCTGTCTGGGTGAAGGCGGTGAACACGCTCGATTCGATGCTCGGCTACCCGTCGAAACCCCACGGCTGGGCCAGTGCGCGACTCGACGACGCGGTGATGTGGGTGCCTGCCCGCCTGAGCGCGGTGTTGCTCGCCCTCGCCGCCCGGAACCTCCGCGCCCTCGCCGCGGCCCGTCGGTGGGCGCGAACCCCGCCGTCGCCCAATTCCGGGTGGCCGATGGCCACGCTCGCCGTCGCCACGAACACACGACTGCACAAACCCGAGGCGTACACGCTGAACCCTGACGCGCCGCTTCCATCCGCCGAGACGGCGAACCGTGGGATTCGTCTCGTCTCACTCGCCTGCACACTCGCCTTTCTCCTCGCCGGGGTGGCCGTGTGGTTCTGA
- a CDS encoding HAD family hydrolase, with product MTVSFDLFGTLVSVTYPNDPAAAVAAELETRNVSVPDDWEDAYHEVHIDAPPGAEVPLPAHVNAALRSRGVDFRAGGDGHGNVVRRALVAAFDPEVTTRPGAVEAVAAAREYGPVGVLSNCSVPGLARRALVRSDLDSQRFDAIVTSLGCGWRKPDARAFESVARMLDAPFTELVHVGDDPETDGGAADAGATAVLLDDVPLTEFPDWLVER from the coding sequence ATGACCGTCTCGTTCGACCTGTTCGGGACGCTCGTCTCGGTGACGTACCCGAACGACCCCGCGGCGGCGGTGGCCGCAGAACTCGAAACGCGAAACGTCTCCGTCCCCGACGACTGGGAAGACGCCTACCACGAGGTCCACATAGACGCCCCGCCCGGTGCGGAGGTGCCGCTTCCCGCACACGTAAACGCCGCGCTGCGCAGTCGCGGTGTGGACTTCCGGGCGGGCGGGGACGGCCACGGGAACGTGGTTCGCCGGGCGCTCGTCGCCGCGTTCGACCCCGAGGTGACCACCCGACCGGGCGCGGTCGAAGCCGTCGCCGCCGCCCGCGAATACGGCCCGGTCGGCGTCCTCTCTAACTGTAGCGTACCGGGACTCGCTCGCCGGGCGCTCGTCCGCTCTGACCTCGACTCACAGCGATTCGACGCCATCGTGACGAGTCTCGGGTGTGGCTGGCGCAAACCCGACGCCAGAGCGTTCGAATCCGTCGCTCGGATGCTCGACGCCCCCTTCACCGAACTGGTTCACGTCGGCGACGACCCGGAGACAGACGGCGGGGCCGCGGACGCTGGCGCGACCGCCGTTCTATTAGACGACGTCCCCCTCACCGAATTCCCAGACTGGCTGGTGGAACGCTGA
- a CDS encoding NADH-ubiquinone oxidoreductase-F iron-sulfur binding region domain-containing protein → MGATTGAVGRSDAVRICAGPETRDRARALASRIREATDVPVFEVGSTGLAGIEPLVLVTREGETAFYEAPTDERLEKLAESLDASHEDADAAVDHDPARETLPLPETGPLAVGTRRVLARCGWAAPGAPADAGEFVFERIDDETADTVRNCGLLGRGRGDGSTDQPIATAWDLAREAEGDPVVVVNGNESDARNHTDHLLLESDPLAVLDGALTVANLVGGDDPADVVVYLNESETLAQERVRAAVEALADERDLDGIPEVVAGPDRFIAGEMTMALEAMEGKNRLEARLRPPTPAEVGLYGRPTVIHTPRTLAQVREAVRSPDTFDPEAADPGTRLVTVSGDVDAPATVELPTTASLSAARDAVTVDGPLKLACVGGQFGGLTDTLSHEVSAPALARANLGTDGAVELFGEHTCPVALAGTRTRFAYEENCGRCVPCREGSTQLVNLLRDVYDGQYARAKIQELARVMRETSTCDFGRMASRPATTAMATFEADFVAHAEGRCPSGVCEGM, encoded by the coding sequence ATGGGAGCTACGACGGGCGCGGTGGGGCGGTCGGACGCCGTCAGAATCTGCGCCGGGCCGGAGACGAGAGACCGGGCACGAGCCCTCGCCTCACGGATCCGTGAGGCGACGGACGTGCCGGTGTTCGAAGTCGGCTCGACCGGTCTCGCGGGTATCGAACCGCTCGTCCTCGTCACCCGCGAGGGGGAGACGGCGTTCTACGAAGCGCCAACTGACGAACGACTGGAGAAACTCGCGGAATCACTCGACGCCTCACACGAGGATGCGGATGCCGCCGTCGACCACGACCCGGCGCGAGAGACACTGCCCCTGCCCGAGACGGGGCCACTCGCCGTCGGAACTCGGCGCGTCCTCGCGCGGTGTGGCTGGGCGGCCCCGGGTGCGCCAGCAGACGCAGGCGAGTTCGTTTTCGAGAGAATCGACGACGAGACGGCCGACACAGTCCGCAACTGTGGCCTGCTCGGGCGGGGACGCGGCGACGGCAGCACAGACCAGCCGATTGCGACGGCGTGGGACCTCGCCCGCGAGGCCGAGGGCGACCCGGTCGTCGTCGTGAACGGCAACGAAAGCGACGCGCGAAATCACACCGACCACCTCCTGCTCGAAAGTGACCCGCTTGCCGTTCTCGACGGCGCACTCACCGTCGCAAACTTGGTCGGCGGTGACGATCCGGCCGACGTGGTCGTCTACCTGAACGAATCGGAGACGCTGGCCCAGGAGCGCGTTCGGGCAGCAGTGGAGGCGCTCGCAGACGAACGCGACCTCGATGGGATTCCAGAGGTAGTCGCCGGCCCCGATCGCTTCATCGCCGGCGAGATGACGATGGCGCTGGAGGCGATGGAAGGGAAAAACCGGTTGGAAGCACGGCTTCGACCGCCGACTCCCGCGGAGGTTGGCCTGTACGGGCGACCCACCGTCATTCACACCCCGCGGACGCTCGCGCAGGTGCGCGAGGCGGTTCGCTCGCCCGATACGTTCGACCCTGAGGCGGCCGACCCGGGGACGCGACTCGTGACCGTCTCTGGCGACGTGGACGCTCCGGCGACGGTCGAACTGCCGACGACGGCCTCGCTGTCGGCCGCCCGGGATGCAGTGACCGTCGACGGGCCGCTCAAACTCGCCTGCGTCGGCGGACAGTTCGGCGGCCTGACCGACACCCTCTCCCACGAGGTGAGCGCCCCCGCGTTGGCGCGGGCGAATCTCGGAACCGACGGCGCGGTCGAACTGTTCGGCGAGCACACCTGTCCCGTGGCACTCGCGGGGACGCGGACGCGCTTTGCCTACGAGGAGAATTGTGGGCGCTGTGTCCCGTGTCGCGAGGGTTCGACGCAACTCGTGAACCTGCTGCGCGACGTGTACGACGGCCAATATGCGAGAGCGAAGATACAGGAACTGGCCCGCGTCATGCGCGAAACGAGTACCTGCGACTTCGGGCGGATGGCCTCCCGCCCGGCGACCACCGCAATGGCCACCTTCGAGGCCGACTTCGT